The following DNA comes from Castor canadensis chromosome 4, mCasCan1.hap1v2, whole genome shotgun sequence.
CCCTAACAAACTAACATACCTTTAAAGATTATTAATTCTTTTAACTCCTGATATTTTGACTCAAAGACATATATTAATGCACCATTATGTGCTTAAACTATTGACCCTACTGGATATCAGAGATTTGAAATAAGTATAAAAAGGTTTCTTagatataatatttaataattttggtaCTGCCCTTGAAGAGAAAACCCAgttaaatttctttgaaatttacaAGTGGCTTGGTTCATGTAATTTGGATAATTAAGTGTTTATGTTAGAAGTGATTTGTTTAGTGTCAGCTCTGAAAAGAGAATATTGACATCTGCTATTATATCCAGATGAGAACTCTAGAATTGAGTCtacttgttcttttgtttttttgttttttttcaaggcAGGCTCTCACTATGTGTAGGTAGGCTGACATggaactcactatatagtccaggctagcctagaactcatgaCTTCCTGCTGGAATTGTGGCATGCTCTGCCATGCctgattcttttgttttaaaattgattaGTAATCAGTGTTTAAAAATTTGCAGAGTTTACCACATGTATCTGGctataatttttaagtttatagttttataaaaatctttattaataaaacatacctgagggggttttttttgtaatttctttttattagcacaaaCTTTAATTTACTGAATatgttttcatacttttttttccccctcaacaGGTAAAGTACCTTTTATTCATGTGGGAAACCAAGTAGTATCAGAACTTGGTCCAATAGTCCAATTCGTTAAAGCCAAGGtaataaaaaagatattaaatgCATTTGATCACAGTTACTCTTAAATAAGTCATTCATCCTTCTTTAGCCTGTCTTAATGTTTTCATAGATTTTTACCTAGTTTTATAAAATGCTGATGCAAATTACTAGCAAATATTTCTAAAGTAGTTTGATATTTATAATATCATAGTTTTCTAACTTAGGCTAATGAGAATTTTGGTCACATTGGAAGACTTTTAGGTTCTTAAGTGTTCAgttgatttttgagagagagatGCAGGATATGTTTAGAAGTTAAAAGAATTTATCTATTtgataaattttacttttcatttaactAGATTTTAATAGCTATTAAGAAGCATACCAATTCTGGAACATTCTCTAGACTTTTCATTTTATGTAGATAAAAAAAGCAGATCATACTATTAGATGTTATTTTGCAACTTACTCTTAAAATTACCAATATGTTTATAAATTCTGCCATATTAAGTCCTTATTGTTGGGCATTTAGGTTGtggccattttgttttctttttgctgtcaTGAGTGTTAAAATAAGTTTTCTTGCACCAACTTTTGtacatttgtctttctcattaggATGATATTCCTCAGTTTGGTATTGGGATGTTATAGGGTAtaccttttaaaaatcttacGACAGATTGCCAGATTGAAGTAAAGATTATTCCATGGATACTGTAGTATTAGAATTTCTAAATTAGTGCCTTTTCCCCAGGTTCATCTTTGACCTCTTTATAAGTGACACATGTCAGCCTCTGGCATTTCTTATATTATTAaggtttatttcttaaaaatacaagGTTTATTGactattctgttttcttcctttatgaAAGAATTTCTGTAATTTTGCCCAATGGAagtaatttatataataaataaatactgttaATTATTAATTAGtgttttataatgataaaatattaaatatgcttttatataaaacaattttgttttagGAGACATTTTGGAATTTAATCCATTGGACACTTGCATGTTATATCACTTGTTAGTAAGATAACCGAAagtttttgtatatttaatataatgctattttaaattttttaaaattcctttaggGCCATTCTCTTAGTGATGGGTTGGATGAAGTccaaaaagcagaaatgaaagcTTACATGGAATTAGTCAACAATATGCTGTTGACTGCGGAGGTATCATATAAAATAATAGgacttgaaataaaataaaatcttttgtaGTTTGTATTCTCATAAAATATGTAACTTTCTTAGGGGTTATTTTAAAGTTACTGAAAAATGTGAACATAATCAAGTGATTGCAGGGCTCTGATGGTTGTCCAAATTACCTTTAACAAGTAACCTGATATTTTCAGCTCTACTTTTTCTGCTTATAAGAAAGGGTGATTCTTGTCTACTCATTATTTTACTTTGACCTTTTGAAGTTTACTTAAATAATACCTATAATATTTTAATGGTATTTGAGATACATTgtgagaagaaaatgtttttataaagtaCCACCATTAAATTTGATAATTCTGTATAGCAATATTAGCTATGAAAAAAACCTCTTCATATATGTGACTTATAAAGTTGgcttataaaaaattaatatggcAAAGAATAACTTTATCCTTTTTCTCTTTGATATTCTAAAGTTTTGGTAACTGTTCTTTTGTTCCTTGAAGTTGTATCTTCAGTGGTGTGATGAAGCTACAGTAGGGGAGGTGAGTGGTTCTGCAGCATTtatcttaattaaaatttaatgagaAAACACTTTTGCTCAGAATCGCAAGTCCCTGCTCATAAATGAAACATTGTGGTTTATACCATTAGTGATACAGGTTTTCACTTACTTTAATTTTGCTTGCACATACATTTTAGGGAAGCTATGTGTCATTGTTTGATATAACTCGAAAAGtacataaaagtatatatatattttaaagggaaggttttaaaattttatttttttagatcatAAGCTGTGTTTTTTTTCAGATTGCTGTATGTATgttctttataaatatattttagaattctATTTGTGAAAATAAGCATTGTTTTTAGGAGGGATCATATTTTCACAAAGTCTTTATGCTCTAGATCACTCATGCTAGGTATGGATCTCCTTACCCTTGGCCTCTGAATCATATTTTGGCCTATCAGAAGCAATGGGAAGTCAAACGAAAGATGAAAGCTATTGGATGGGGTAACAAGACCCTTGACCAGGTCAGTTCAGGATGAAGTTGAGAAAAGCCTCAACTTTTGTATGTTAAAAATggtactcctttaaaaaaattccagataatataaaattagcaaaacatttgctatttttctcttccatgaagtacttttacttcttttataaaAGTTATACATGCTTATTGTCAAAAAATTatatacagaaaagaaataaaaattgtctgAAATCAGACCACCTTAAAATTGCCACTCTTAACCATTTGGAGAACATTTTTCTAGATGTCTCTTAGTAATAGTTTCCTTAAATGAGATCATATTATGCCTGCTACTCTATAACCTGATTTTTTCCCAATTGAATAATACATTGTGGGAATCTTTTATGTCAGTAAATACAGATCTTCAGCATTGGGGCTTTAAAAAAACCTTATTAAATATGGTCcctaatatatttttttctttactaaagtagcaaaatgtaaaaaaatatatatgtatattttgttaAGGTCATGAGTTTGAGTGTCATTAAGCTAATTGATGTCTCATTTTTGCCAGCACTACCCCTAATCCTAGCTAGCCATCCTACTGATttgtatttaataaattaataggGATAGAATAAATAACATCTACCTCCATAtagtagaaaaataattgaaatgctTTTACTTATGGTGGGTTAGTAGTATCATTTTTATGTGgcagatttttttaatatatgcaaaatcATTTGAATGTATGGAttcaggaaaacattttttagacAGTGTTGAGAGAAAAACTTTCTTGATGTAATCCTTATAAGTAACTTAAATTTATTGGAAGGAAATTCACTCtcatattttcttccaattataTAGAAAGCATTACCTATGTCATGTATGTTGCCTATAgtcttatttaaataaattataaaaaattaccTTAAGTTTATGTTTCTGTTATAAGCTGTAATACAAATTAAGTTTTGGatacttttattgttttgctaatttagatattttttctttggtgTCCATTGCCCATGTTAGGTCTTAGAAGATGTAGACCAGTGCTGTCAAGCTCTTTCTCAAAGACTGGGAACACAACCATATTTCTTCAATAAGCAGTAAGACATttgattattatatatatatttagtttcaTTTCTGTATTATTAGGTTGCagatttcttttattataaaggaattgctttttcaagaaatatttataaccCTCCTTTTCTCGGCAGAGACCTGGGCCTTTGGTCTCTTTCCCTGTTAAGTACAAAGGCAAAAGGGCTTCAGTCCCCTTGGTGTCATATCTTCAGGTGGTTACGTCCCATCCACCCATTGAGTCTTCAAGCACCAGgacatggaaaaaagaaagaaatatttacaaaaagacttatttttaaattcatttttatattcactAAGCATTTATTTAGCGTCTGTGGCTGTCAGACACAGTGCTAGGCTTTGGGAAGCCAAGATTTCTAAAATGTAGTCTTTGTCATTGAGTTTTTCTTAAGGCTAGTTATGTAAATCGATCATTGTGACAAGATAACGAGGTAGTTCAAGGTGCTATGTATAAActataaaatcttaaaattataaactttaaaGAACTACAAAAACTTGAAGCTGCTATTAACGCAGCCACAATCTATATGAGATATGACTCAGGACTAGGAAAGTCAGTAAGACTAAGCAATAAAGAATATTGTTGGATGGACAGCACTATTACTaacttatcttttaaaaacaggaataatATTTGTAAAGCACAGAAATTAATATAAAAGGATGTAgattaaatgtatgtatatacatgtaaattaATTCATGTTTCATTGacaaggttttttctttttttgcagttttgaaGAAAGTTGCCAATGTAGGCAAAGAATgaattttgtttattaaaaaattacAGTTTTAATATGTCAAAATGGTTATTTATTCTGTAATCCAGTATAAGATGGGTTTAAATTAGCACTTTAATGTCAGTGGTTTGCTTTAGAAACTTTGTCTTTAGCTTGTTAAAAAATATCTTGCTTTTTACAttgataactttttttctttttttttttttttttggtgggacttggatttgaacttggggcttcaatacttgcaaagcaggtgctctactgctgaatcatacctctagccctagattgataatttttaaaaggctttatttactattatttttatatcttcataGGCATTCATCTTTATAGCCATGTCAGATATCATTTGGTAAAGCTATtaaaatttatagtaaaaatggctataatgaTAGCTTGGAAATGTTTAAACTATTTTATTCTGTAACACAGTGATTTTGAGATAAAATTTGGAACCTGTTGATCTCTGAATTAGAAAGGTCACAGAGTTCAAATTATGGAATCCTGATAGGTAAAGCTTCTGCAACTGTGCTTCTATTTCTGTTGTTTAGTCTGTAACAAGGAAATATATCCAAATGTTAGTACTATggagttccttttctttctgataCTGAATTCTTAGTAGTTCAGAAGCTCAGAAGGGGTATATTTTATTGTTTGAAGTGTATTCTGGTTTATGAGTGAGTTAGTTTTGTTGTGCATGCTTACTGTCTTTAGGAGAAGCCAAGAAAATAGATATAACTTCTTCTCAGTTAAATTCATTACAACCAGAGATCATTTGGCACATAATTTAGAGGAAATATCAAgacattccttttctttataaGGGTATAATTATACGTAAGAAATTCAAATTTAGAATAGTTGCAAAACCAAAGGCTTGCATTTAAGGAACTGTTTAATTGATATAAAGATACAGGTTTTTGAGATAATTTTACCttatttgatacttaaagatTTTTTCACTAACCAATAATTATGAATGAAGAATaagctcaatttttaaattttaatcatttaatcaatattaaaatacaaataaactacATTTCTTAAAAAGTAGCCAGTATTTTCACTTTGCTGTGACTAAACTTTTCTCATTCCTTTATCtgtggcaggagtcattcctttgtgAGGCATGATATTGTAGCTAGTACAATGCTAGCTTAAGTTAAGATAGGATAAATAGATTAGACTCCAAGTTGGAGGCCCTGAATtttagtttgttccttttttaaaaaaaatttatttttctcttttaaaaaaattattattgtactggggatgcgtttacaaaagttctcacaacatatcatagttgaattcacctcctctattattctcctttatcccctctccccctattcctggaaacacttcaacaagtctcattttttattttcatgcataAGTACATaatgttttcaccatattcaccctcctacaccctttccttatatcctttcctctcccactggcgccagcccccagacaggacctgtttttaatTCTATTCTTAACTCTCACATATACTGAATTTGGACAAGTTCTCTTAATTTTCCTATGTGTTCTCCTTTTACTCCCTAAAATTAGAATCAACTTTTATTCTACAAGGATGTTGA
Coding sequences within:
- the Mtx2 gene encoding metaxin-2 isoform X1 — protein: MSLVAEAFVSQIAATEPWPENATLYQQLKGEQILLSDNAASLAVQAFLQMCNLPIKVVCRANAEYMSPSGKVPFIHVGNQVVSELGPIVQFVKAKGHSLSDGLDEVQKAEMKAYMELVNNMLLTAELYLQWCDEATVGEITHARYGSPYPWPLNHILAYQKQWEVKRKMKAIGWGNKTLDQVLEDVDQCCQALSQRLGTQPYFFNKQPTELDALVFGHLYTILTTQLTNDELSEKVKNYSNLLAFCRRIEQHYFEDRGKGRLH
- the Mtx2 gene encoding metaxin-2 isoform X4, coding for MSLVAEAFVSQIAATEPWPENATLYQQLKGEQILLSDNAASLAVQAFLQMCNLPIKVVCRANAEYMSPSGKVPFIHVGNQVVSELGPIVQFVKAKGHSLSDGLDEVQKAEMKAYMELVNNMLLTAELYLQWCDEATVGEITHARYGSPYPWPLNHILAYQKQWEVKRKMKAIGWGNKTLDQVLEDVDQCCQALSQRLGTQPYFFNKQQGLPMKSRLVLNS
- the Mtx2 gene encoding metaxin-2 isoform X2, with the translated sequence MSLVAEAFVSQIAATEPWPENATLYQQLKGEQILLSDNAASLAVQAFLQMCNLPIKVVCRANAEYMSPSGKVPFIHVGNQVVSELGPIVQFVKAKGHSLSDGLDEVQKAEMKAYMELVNNMLLTAELYLQWCDEATVGEITHARYGSPYPWPLNHILAYQKQWEVKRKMKAIGWGNKTLDQVLEDVDQCCQALSQRLGTQPYFFNKHFEESCQCRQRMNFVY